In the genome of Sinorhizobium chiapasense, the window TGAACCGCTTCATCCAGATCCGATCCGCCGCCAACAGATGGTTGAGCGTCCCATGGAGCGAGCCGAAGAACGCGCCTTTGTTCTGGCGGAACTCCGTATCCGAAAGCCCAGCCGCCGCGGCGTAGAGCCGCCGGTTGGCCCAACGGTTGTAGTCGGCGAACATGCGATAATGGTCGAGCATTGGTATTTCCCTGTGTGGTGGGGCGAGCCTAGCGCAAATCCGCATTCCTGGGTCAAATGTCACTCATGAAATCTGCTGATTTGATCGCCGCGGCGGGCAGCCGCCTGCATGCTGCACACGACGCCGTTACGGTGCTCCCGAACGCCGCCTCGACTTTCGCTGCGCGTTCAGGCGTTCCGTGACAGCACCATGAAACTCGCGCCGGCCGGGCCGAAACATGGCCGCGCCCCCTTGTTTTGCACGGAATTGGCGGCTAATGAACCGCCACTTCTCAAGAAACAAGGGAATTGAGCCAATGGCGATTGAACGTACCTTTTCGATGATCAAGCCGGACGCGACGAAGCGCAACCTGACCGGCGCCATCACCAAGATGCTGGAAGATGCCGGCCTGCGGGTCGTCGCTTCGAAGCGCGTCTGGATGAGCCGCCGCGAAGCTGAAGGCTTCTACGCTGTGCACAAGGAGCGCCCGTTCTTCGGCGAACTGGTCGAGTTCATGTCCTCCGGCCCGACCGTCGTTCAGGTCCTCGAAGGCGAGAACGCCATTGCCAAGAACCGCGAAGTCATGGGCGCCACCAATCCGGCAAACGCCGCCGAAGGCACCATCCGCAAGGTCCATGCCCTGTCGATCGGCGAAAACTCGGTCCATGGTTCGGATGCTCCGGAAACGGCCGTTGAAGAAATCGCCTACTGGTTCTCCGGCACCGAAATCGTCGGCTGATTCAATTTCTTCGTTTCGGCCGCCAATGGCTTGAAATGATTCCTACAGCGCCGTGCGTCTTTTCAGACGCACGAACATGCAGTGAACCGGGGTGGCGACACCCCGGTTTTTTAGTGCAATATCGTGCAAACATGTGCAGCGGTTTTGGGACAACGACGTGTATGACGCCGCTACGTCGGGCAGGCCGCTGTCTCGAAGCGTTCTGGCGCCCTGCCGCCCACGAAGACCTCCGGGTTCTTGTCGTAGGCCGGTCCTTCGACAAGGGGCTTTGCCGGCAGGACATCCTGATCGACGTCGGAAGTCACCGTCGTCTCCAGTTTCTGCAGCATTGCGCCGTCCGGCCCCTTGACCTCGATCGTCACCGCGTAGGGCCTCTCCTTCTTGACGCAGCTTATCTCCGGGCTTTCCAGCGTCACCTTATCGAGCTTCGGGAAGAGCTTGCGCGTCAGCGTCAGCGGTTCGCCGCCGGCCGGGTTCTCGAAGCTGGCGACGACGACGCTGCCATCCGGCACCGGCTCTGTCTTATTGAGCGTGATCATGTAGGCGGCATAGGCGAGCCGGTAGTTGAAGACGAACATCTTGCCGGTCAGCTTCAGCGGGTCCGGCCCGGTTTCGCGCTGGCAACCGACAAGAACCGCCGCGGCTAGCAGAGCGGATATGATGATGGATTTCATGGCTGAACTCCCTGCCTGTTGCGGCGATAATGGCGTCTTGCTTTCGTGCGGTTGCCGCAAACCGCCATGTCGCACCAGGTGCGGCTTCTGTTGCGGCTGCGGTCGAGGAACAGCCAGCAGCAATTGGGGCATATTTTCAGGCGGTCCGGCTCGGGGTTGGCAATAAGGCTGAGTGCCGAATGCGCGGTCGCGACGTCGAGTGATGTGCCTTTGATGTTGCCCGCCGGCTGACGCAAGATGGCGGCAATCGTCTCGAGCAGGTCTGCCAGCAGATCGAGCCGGTCTTCGGCCTCGACTTGCGCCCGAAAATGGCGGTCCGCTGCCTCGCGCAATCCAATGAGTGATTTCCGCTTCTCGGGCGGCGCCGGAACAAGCATGCCGAAACGCTCTCTCTCGGCGCTGTAGAGACTTGCGGCCTCGGCAAAGGAGTCCATGGCCGCGGGATCCTCGAAGCGATCGACCCGACGCGCGGGATCGAAGCGCAGAACCACGGAATTGGCAACATCCAGCGCCAGCGCGCCGCCCGAGAATCTGTGTGCGGTCCAAGTGAAACTCATGCGGAAATCCTAACTGGTCAATCAGATTTTACCAGTTATATTGCTTCTGTCACCACACGGATGTGCCATGGCCTATTTTCTTCAACAGATCGCCAACGCTGTGCCCGTAGCAGCCCTCTACGCGGCGCTGGCCTTCGGTTACGCGATTGCCTTTGCTGTCACCCGGCGGGCAGACCTCACCTATGGCGCGCTCTTTGCGTTCGCCGGTCAAATGTTCGTGCTTTTCGCAGATTTCGGCTGGACCCGGCTGTGGCTGGTCCTGCCGGCGGCGCTTGGTGTCGGGGCGGCGGCGGCACTGACATTCGGACTTGGCGCCGGTCTCGTCGCAGGGCGCTACGTCATGCGGCCGCTGGCCTTTTCCTCGGCCAATGCCGTCGTCGTCGCTTCGCTCGGCAGTCTGCTGGTGCTCATGGAAACGGCACGGCTCGCGGCGGACACGCGAAGCCTGTGGCTGCCGCCCTTCCTAAATCAGGTCATCGTGTTCTGGCCGAGCCCGGACTTTCCGGTGGCACTGACTGCCGTCCAACTCATCAATACCACGCTGATGGCAGCACTGGTCGCTGGCGGCCATTGGCTGCTCACCCATTCCTATGCAGGGCGGTACTGGCGCGCCGTGTCGGAAGATCGCGACGCGGCGGCTCTATGCGGCATCGACCCTGCAACGGTCTATATCGTTGCCTATGGCGCGGCATCGCTGATCGCCGCGTTCTGCGGGATCCTTGCGGCGTCCTACTATGGCAACATGGACTTCGGCACCGGCTTGACTTTCGGCGTCAAGGTCCTGTTCATTGCCGCAATCGGGGGGCAGACAGCGCCGCTGTACGCCGCTCTCGGCGCGGCCGGGGTCGGCCTGCTCGAGACGCTTTGGAGCGCTTACGGCCCGATCCTGTGGCGGGATTTTGCGATTTTCGGCTTTCTGGTGATCGTGCTCGTGGTGACGCGCCGGGAAAAGGTCATTCCCTGATTAGAGCGCCGTGCGTTCAAGTGAACGCACAAAGGACGCTCTAGCACTTTGATTCTAGAGCATCTTATCCGCTTTCAGTGATTCCACTTGAAAGCGGGATGCTCTAGTCGTTTT includes:
- a CDS encoding CGNR zinc finger domain-containing protein translates to MSFTWTAHRFSGGALALDVANSVVLRFDPARRVDRFEDPAAMDSFAEAASLYSAERERFGMLVPAPPEKRKSLIGLREAADRHFRAQVEAEDRLDLLADLLETIAAILRQPAGNIKGTSLDVATAHSALSLIANPEPDRLKICPNCCWLFLDRSRNRSRTWCDMAVCGNRTKARRHYRRNRQGVQP
- a CDS encoding branched-chain amino acid ABC transporter permease; protein product: MAYFLQQIANAVPVAALYAALAFGYAIAFAVTRRADLTYGALFAFAGQMFVLFADFGWTRLWLVLPAALGVGAAAALTFGLGAGLVAGRYVMRPLAFSSANAVVVASLGSLLVLMETARLAADTRSLWLPPFLNQVIVFWPSPDFPVALTAVQLINTTLMAALVAGGHWLLTHSYAGRYWRAVSEDRDAAALCGIDPATVYIVAYGAASLIAAFCGILAASYYGNMDFGTGLTFGVKVLFIAAIGGQTAPLYAALGAAGVGLLETLWSAYGPILWRDFAIFGFLVIVLVVTRREKVIP
- the ndk gene encoding nucleoside-diphosphate kinase is translated as MAIERTFSMIKPDATKRNLTGAITKMLEDAGLRVVASKRVWMSRREAEGFYAVHKERPFFGELVEFMSSGPTVVQVLEGENAIAKNREVMGATNPANAAEGTIRKVHALSIGENSVHGSDAPETAVEEIAYWFSGTEIVG